A genomic stretch from Amycolatopsis sp. 195334CR includes:
- a CDS encoding DUF1348 family protein translates to MTDRPPLPPFTRETAIEKIRLAEDAWNTRDPERVSLAYTTGTRWRNRAEFAHGREEVVALLRRKWAAELEYRLIKELWAFGGNRIAVRYAYECRDDAGNWSRNYGNENWEFDDHGLMAVRHASINTLPIAEADRKYFWPLGRRPDDHPGLSDLGL, encoded by the coding sequence ATGACCGACCGCCCGCCGCTGCCGCCGTTCACCCGTGAGACGGCGATCGAGAAGATCCGGCTCGCGGAGGACGCGTGGAACACCCGCGACCCGGAGCGGGTCTCGCTCGCCTACACCACCGGCACGCGGTGGCGGAACCGCGCCGAGTTCGCGCACGGCCGTGAGGAGGTGGTCGCCCTGCTCCGCCGGAAGTGGGCCGCGGAACTGGAGTACCGGCTGATCAAGGAACTCTGGGCCTTCGGCGGCAACCGGATCGCGGTGCGCTACGCCTACGAATGCCGCGACGACGCGGGGAACTGGAGCCGGAACTACGGCAACGAGAACTGGGAGTTCGACGACCACGGCCTGATGGCGGTGCGGCACGCCTCGATCAACACGCTGCCGATCGCGGAGGCCGACCGCAAGTACTTCTGGCCCCTCGGCCGCCGCCCCGACGATCACCCCGGGTTGTCCGACCTGGGGTTGTGA
- a CDS encoding NAD(P)/FAD-dependent oxidoreductase, which translates to MAAKIVVLGAGYAGLMAAKLVAKRAGAQVTLVNAGTRFVERVRLHQLASGQPMRDLPLADLLAGTRIQLVVDRVTRIDAQRREVELAAGEPIGYDVLVYALGSRADLGAVPGAAEHAHAVAGGEDAVRLRDRLRDSQVVAVAGGGLTGLEAATELAETHPHLKVRLVTGGKLGAALSERGRRHVWNTFTRLGIEVRDEVRIAEVGKDGLVLGDGEHVAADTVVWTTGFQVSPLAREAGLAVEDNGRLVVDETLRSVSHPEIYGIGDAAAARRPDGQELRMACATGIPAAVYASKAITDRLAGRTPKPLEFRFFNQCISLGRRDGLIQFVRADDSPVEKVLTGRLAAVYKEAVVRSTILGARRPGLVAAVA; encoded by the coding sequence ATGGCAGCGAAGATCGTGGTACTCGGCGCGGGTTACGCGGGGCTGATGGCGGCGAAGTTGGTCGCCAAGCGCGCCGGCGCCCAGGTGACGCTGGTCAACGCGGGCACGCGGTTCGTCGAGCGGGTGCGCCTGCACCAGCTGGCCTCCGGGCAGCCGATGCGCGACCTGCCGCTGGCGGACCTGCTGGCGGGCACCCGCATCCAGCTGGTGGTCGACCGGGTCACCCGCATCGACGCCCAGCGGCGCGAGGTGGAACTGGCCGCGGGCGAACCCATCGGCTACGACGTGCTGGTCTACGCGCTGGGCAGCCGCGCCGATCTGGGCGCGGTGCCCGGCGCGGCCGAGCACGCCCACGCCGTGGCGGGCGGCGAGGACGCCGTCCGCCTGCGGGACCGGCTGCGCGACAGCCAGGTGGTTGCGGTCGCCGGCGGCGGGCTCACCGGCCTCGAAGCGGCCACCGAACTGGCCGAGACCCACCCGCACCTCAAGGTCCGGCTGGTGACCGGCGGCAAGCTCGGCGCCGCGCTGTCGGAACGCGGCAGGCGCCACGTGTGGAACACCTTCACCCGGCTCGGCATCGAGGTGCGCGACGAGGTGCGGATCGCCGAGGTGGGAAAGGACGGGCTGGTGCTCGGCGACGGCGAGCACGTGGCCGCCGACACGGTCGTCTGGACCACCGGATTCCAGGTCTCACCACTGGCCCGCGAGGCCGGGCTCGCCGTGGAGGACAACGGTCGGCTGGTGGTGGACGAGACGCTGCGCTCGGTGTCGCACCCGGAGATCTACGGCATCGGTGACGCCGCCGCGGCCCGTCGCCCGGACGGCCAGGAACTGCGCATGGCTTGTGCTACCGGCATTCCCGCCGCGGTCTACGCGAGCAAGGCGATCACCGACCGGCTGGCCGGGCGCACGCCGAAACCGCTGGAGTTCCGGTTCTTCAACCAGTGCATCAGCCTCGGCCGCCGCGACGGCCTGATCCAGTTCGTCCGCGCCGACGACAGCCCGGTCGAGAAGGTGCTCACCGGCAGGCTGGCGGCGGTCTACAAGGAAGCCGTCGTGCGCAGCACGATCCTCGGCGCCCGGCGTCCCGGTTTGGTGGCCGCGGTCGCTTAG
- a CDS encoding FHA domain-containing protein — MAGVLAAGHASLALGVPSEPGSLHALSAIGGVTIDAAEDRVVVFGRNRPEVDVCVGEHDVRVSRRQGVLSRRDGRWCVRNTGRVAVRLPRSRLLGPEEEPVALPGGYTPLFVRGANGREHLLELYVGGGPAGAAPRPSRLSATERLVLVACGCRYLLHEAGPRPMPKREAAVLLAELRPAEAWPVARVEFVLTTVRARLAAEGPLAENADDHGLLRELVTSATLVPPDLALLTA; from the coding sequence ATGGCCGGAGTGCTCGCGGCCGGGCACGCGAGTTTGGCGCTGGGGGTGCCGTCGGAGCCCGGGTCGCTGCACGCACTGAGCGCGATCGGCGGCGTGACGATCGACGCGGCGGAGGACCGCGTGGTGGTGTTCGGCCGCAACCGGCCCGAGGTCGACGTGTGCGTGGGTGAGCACGACGTCCGGGTCAGCCGCCGCCAGGGCGTGCTGTCCCGACGTGACGGCCGGTGGTGCGTGCGCAACACCGGCCGGGTGGCGGTGCGGTTGCCGCGGTCGCGGCTGCTCGGGCCGGAGGAGGAGCCCGTCGCGCTGCCCGGCGGTTACACCCCGCTGTTCGTCCGCGGGGCGAACGGGCGGGAACACCTGCTGGAGCTCTACGTCGGCGGCGGCCCGGCCGGGGCGGCACCCCGGCCGTCCCGGCTGAGCGCCACCGAGCGGCTGGTGCTGGTCGCCTGCGGTTGCCGGTACCTGCTCCACGAAGCGGGCCCGCGCCCCATGCCGAAGCGGGAAGCCGCCGTCCTGCTGGCCGAACTGCGTCCGGCCGAGGCGTGGCCGGTGGCACGCGTGGAGTTCGTGCTGACCACCGTGCGGGCCCGGCTGGCCGCCGAGGGCCCGCTCGCGGAGAACGCCGACGACCACGGCCTCCTCCGCGAACTGGTCACCTCGGCCACGCTGGTGCCACCGGATCTCGCCCTGCTCACGGCCTAA
- a CDS encoding acyl-CoA dehydrogenase family protein: protein MTDQDDFVKAIGEFCRREVDRKQRVSHDDELYRKLADLGWLGLALPEEYGGAGRGMADLVLFLEETAYWRAPIGGFATTIIAAAAYEKFGSAEQKREILPAVASGSVLSISMSEPEAGSDVGALSCRAERGGDGWVLNGQKTWCSNAHFAEHILLVARTSPGEGKHAGMTMFSVPSTVDGLAVRGIETMGGKEVNDLYLTDVVLPADAVVGTVDQGWKQLMTGLNLERMILAAVMLGTARRAFDDALAYVRERHQFGQPIGSFQALRHRLADHATELECTRLLVHDVAAKIDANPDQSLPREASMAKLKATEFAKAMALDGMQMLGGYGYATEYGMEGLLRSAVVSTVYGGTSEIQRDIIGKTYGL, encoded by the coding sequence ATGACCGACCAGGACGACTTCGTCAAGGCCATCGGCGAGTTCTGCCGTCGCGAGGTGGACCGCAAGCAGCGCGTCTCGCACGACGACGAGCTCTACCGCAAGCTCGCCGACCTCGGCTGGCTCGGCCTGGCGCTGCCGGAGGAGTACGGCGGGGCCGGCCGCGGCATGGCCGACCTGGTGCTCTTCCTGGAGGAGACGGCGTACTGGCGGGCACCGATCGGCGGGTTCGCCACCACGATCATCGCCGCCGCGGCGTACGAGAAGTTCGGTTCGGCCGAGCAGAAGCGCGAGATCCTGCCCGCGGTGGCGAGCGGCTCGGTGCTGTCCATCTCGATGTCCGAGCCGGAGGCCGGGTCCGACGTCGGCGCGCTGAGCTGCCGGGCCGAGCGCGGCGGTGACGGGTGGGTGCTCAACGGGCAGAAGACCTGGTGCTCGAACGCGCACTTCGCCGAGCACATCCTGCTGGTCGCGCGCACCTCGCCCGGGGAGGGCAAGCACGCGGGCATGACCATGTTCTCGGTGCCCTCGACGGTGGACGGGCTGGCCGTGCGCGGGATCGAGACGATGGGCGGCAAGGAGGTCAACGACCTCTACCTGACCGACGTGGTGCTGCCCGCCGACGCCGTGGTCGGCACCGTCGACCAGGGCTGGAAGCAGCTGATGACCGGGCTGAACCTGGAGCGGATGATCCTGGCCGCGGTGATGCTGGGCACCGCCCGCCGCGCCTTCGACGACGCGCTGGCCTACGTCCGCGAGCGCCACCAGTTCGGGCAGCCGATCGGCAGCTTCCAGGCGCTGCGGCACCGGCTCGCCGACCACGCCACCGAACTGGAGTGCACCCGGCTGCTGGTGCACGACGTGGCCGCCAAGATCGACGCGAACCCGGACCAGAGCCTGCCGAGGGAGGCGTCCATGGCCAAGCTGAAGGCCACCGAGTTCGCCAAGGCGATGGCGCTGGACGGCATGCAGATGCTCGGCGGGTACGGGTACGCCACCGAATACGGCATGGAGGGTTTGCTGCGCTCGGCCGTGGTGTCCACTGTGTACGGTGGAACCAGCGAGATCCAGCGGGACATCATCGGCAAGACCTACGGTTTGTGA
- a CDS encoding PspC domain-containing protein: protein MTTPTRTLARSRDNRVIAGVCAGIARKMGWKPRTVRILFVVSCVLPGPQFLIYLALWLLIPQDKY, encoded by the coding sequence ATGACAACACCGACGAGGACATTGGCCAGGTCGAGGGACAACCGGGTGATCGCGGGTGTCTGCGCCGGGATCGCCCGCAAGATGGGGTGGAAGCCGCGGACCGTGCGGATCCTTTTTGTGGTCTCCTGCGTCCTGCCGGGCCCGCAGTTCCTCATCTACCTGGCCCTCTGGCTCCTGATCCCCCAGGACAAGTACTGA
- a CDS encoding amidase: MAFSRARALDGRAAGKVGCGVRILRVITLSLVLAVGSAVPAPASAALDLDRSTIPQLQKLMDRGKLSSVRLTGQYLGRIRTVDREVRSVLAVDPTALAQAAASDLRRRTGHARGPLEGIPVLLKDNIDTRGQDTTAGSRALSGKPPVADATLVRKLRAAGAVVLGKANLSEWANYRSTKSTSGWSGVGGQTHNPYVLDRNPCGSSSGSGAAVAASLAQVAIGTETDGSIVCPAGANGVVGAKPTLGLVSRTGVVPISAEQDTAGPMARNVVDTALTLSVLQGRDPADPSTSDSLGYSGELRRDAVKGARIGLWRQSGINADVDRVVEEAAGVLRSRGAEVVDVELPYQDQVGAAEGAALLSEFARDLPAYLKTRPGVPQSIAELVEFNRRDPVELSKFGQELFEQALTAPGTDDPGYREQRTTATSLARKSIDETLAAHDLDAILSPTNSPAWKTAYGSGDAFELGSSTPAAVAGYPNVSVPAGYAGELPIGVSLFAGRWADAEVLSLAAAFEQAAPVRRAPRYLPG, encoded by the coding sequence ATGGCCTTTTCCCGTGCTCGCGCACTTGACGGCCGTGCGGCCGGGAAGGTTGGGTGCGGTGTGCGCATTCTCCGGGTGATCACGCTGTCCCTCGTGCTCGCGGTCGGTTCCGCCGTTCCGGCGCCCGCCTCGGCCGCGCTCGACCTCGACCGCAGCACGATCCCGCAGCTGCAGAAACTGATGGACCGCGGAAAGCTCAGCTCGGTCCGGCTCACCGGCCAGTACCTGGGCCGGATCCGCACCGTCGACCGCGAGGTGCGCTCGGTGCTGGCCGTCGATCCGACCGCGCTCGCGCAGGCCGCCGCCAGTGATCTGCGGCGCCGCACCGGGCACGCGCGCGGGCCGCTCGAAGGCATTCCCGTGCTGTTGAAGGACAACATCGACACCCGGGGCCAGGACACCACGGCCGGCTCCCGTGCGCTGAGCGGCAAACCACCGGTCGCGGACGCGACGCTGGTGCGGAAGCTGCGGGCGGCCGGGGCCGTGGTGCTCGGCAAGGCGAACCTGTCCGAATGGGCCAACTACCGCTCGACGAAGTCCACTTCGGGCTGGTCCGGGGTGGGCGGTCAGACGCACAACCCCTATGTGCTGGACCGGAATCCGTGTGGTTCCTCGTCCGGTTCGGGCGCGGCCGTGGCGGCTTCGCTGGCCCAGGTGGCGATCGGCACCGAGACCGACGGTTCGATCGTCTGCCCGGCCGGGGCGAACGGCGTGGTCGGCGCGAAACCGACGCTGGGGCTGGTCAGCCGCACCGGGGTGGTGCCGATCTCGGCCGAGCAGGACACCGCGGGACCGATGGCGCGCAACGTGGTGGACACCGCGCTCACGCTGTCGGTCTTGCAGGGCCGCGATCCCGCCGATCCGTCCACTTCGGACTCACTCGGTTACTCGGGTGAGCTCCGGCGGGATGCGGTGAAGGGCGCGCGGATCGGGTTGTGGCGCCAGAGCGGGATCAACGCCGACGTGGACCGCGTGGTCGAAGAGGCGGCCGGAGTCCTGCGGTCGCGCGGGGCCGAGGTGGTCGACGTCGAACTGCCCTACCAGGACCAGGTGGGCGCGGCCGAAGGCGCGGCGCTGCTCAGCGAGTTCGCCAGGGATCTGCCCGCATACCTGAAGACCCGGCCCGGGGTGCCGCAGAGCATCGCCGAACTGGTCGAGTTCAACCGGCGGGACCCGGTGGAGCTGAGCAAGTTCGGGCAGGAGCTGTTCGAGCAGGCGCTGACCGCGCCCGGCACCGACGACCCCGGCTACCGCGAGCAGCGGACGACGGCCACCTCGCTGGCGCGCAAGTCCATCGACGAAACGCTGGCCGCGCACGACCTCGACGCGATCCTCTCCCCCACCAACAGCCCGGCGTGGAAGACCGCGTACGGCTCCGGGGACGCGTTCGAACTGGGCTCGTCGACCCCGGCCGCGGTCGCGGGCTACCCGAACGTCAGCGTGCCCGCCGGGTACGCCGGGGAACTGCCGATCGGGGTCTCGCTGTTCGCCGGCCGCTGGGCCGACGCCGAGGTGCTGTCGCTGGCCGCCGCCTTCGAGCAGGCCGCTCCGGTCCGGCGGGCCCCGCGTTACCTGCCCGGCTAG
- a CDS encoding TetR/AcrR family transcriptional regulator, translated as MEDEVAAGLVLDAAEELFYGRGIQAVGMDAVRTRSGISLKRLYRLFASKDELVEAYLTRRDERWRARLQAHVSAVAEPGERVLAVFDWLAIWFAEPDFRGCAFINSYGELGPTSARIAEISRSHKRRFREYVESLAAEAGLAAELAAQLVLLAEGAMVVAGMEPGPAPARDARRAAEALLR; from the coding sequence GTGGAAGACGAGGTCGCGGCCGGTCTGGTCCTCGATGCCGCCGAGGAACTGTTCTACGGGCGCGGGATCCAGGCGGTCGGCATGGACGCCGTGCGCACGCGCTCCGGGATTTCGCTCAAACGCCTGTACCGCCTGTTCGCCTCCAAGGATGAACTGGTCGAGGCGTACCTGACCCGGCGGGACGAACGCTGGCGCGCGCGGTTGCAGGCGCACGTCTCGGCGGTCGCCGAACCGGGGGAGCGGGTGCTCGCGGTGTTCGACTGGCTGGCGATCTGGTTCGCCGAACCCGATTTCCGCGGGTGCGCGTTCATCAATTCCTACGGTGAACTCGGCCCCACCTCGGCGCGGATCGCGGAGATTTCCCGGTCGCACAAACGCCGGTTCCGCGAATACGTGGAATCGCTGGCCGCCGAGGCCGGGCTGGCCGCCGAGCTCGCCGCGCAACTGGTGCTGCTGGCCGAGGGCGCGATGGTGGTGGCGGGCATGGAGCCGGGGCCCGCGCCCGCCCGGGACGCCCGCCGTGCCGCCGAGGCCCTCTTGCGCTGA